One segment of Carya illinoinensis cultivar Pawnee chromosome 1, C.illinoinensisPawnee_v1, whole genome shotgun sequence DNA contains the following:
- the LOC122308376 gene encoding mannan endo-1,4-beta-mannosidase 7-like, whose amino-acid sequence MKHLALVLVLAILIHRQCFHIGVEAGDSFIRTRGIHFLLNGNPYYANGFNAYWLMYVASDPSQRPKVSAAFREASSHGLTVARTWAFSDGGYRPLQYSPGSYNEQMFKGLDFVIAEARRYGIKLILSLANNYDSFGGKKQYVNWARNHGQYLSSEDDFFRNPVVKGYYKNHMKTVLSRYNSYTGVHYKDDPTIMAWELMNEPRCTSDPSGRTIQAWITEMASYVKSIDRNHMLEAGLEGFYGQSTPQRKGLNPSLEIGTDFIANNRIPGIDFATTHSYPDQWLSSSNNQFQLSFLNNWLNAHIQDAQYILRKPILLTEFGKSWKVAGFSIYQRDLLFNTVYYKIYSSAKRGGAAAGGLFWQLLSEGMDSFRDGYEIVLSQSPSTANIIAQQSHKLHQIRKFFERMRNIERWKRARASRRAQWLARNRGRHIGN is encoded by the exons atgaagcaTCTGGCTTTGGTACTTGTTTTGGCCATTTTGATCCACCGACAGTGCTTTCACATTGGAGTTGAAGCAGGAGATAGTTTCATCAGAACCAGAGGAATTCATTTTCTATTAAATGGAAATCCTTACTATGCGAATGGCTTCAATGCGTACTGGTTGATGTATGTGGCTTCTGACCCATCTCAGAGACCCAAAGTTTCTGCTGCCTTTCGTGAGGCCTCAAGCCATGGCCTCACTGTAGCTAGAACTTGGGCTTTCAGCGATGGTGGCTACAGACCCCTGCAGTACTCTCCTGGCTCCTACAATGAGCAAATGTTTAAg ggCTTAGATTTTGTTATAGCTGAAGCCAGGAGGTATGGGATTAAGCTCATATTGAGCTTGGCGAACAACTACGACAGCTTTGGAGGGAAAAAACAATATGTGAATTGGGCAAGAAATCATGGGCAGTACCTGTCATCTGAAGATGATTTTTTTAGGAATCCTGTCGTTAAGGGTTACTACAAGAACCATATGAAG ACTGTTCTGTCCAGATATAACAGCTATACTGGAGTTCATTACAAAGATGACCCAACAATCATGGCCTGGGAGCTTATGAATGAACCTAGATGCACATCGGATCCTTCAGGGAGGACTATTCAG GCTTGGATAACTGAAATGGCTTCCTATGTAAAGTCCATTGATAGAAATCACATGCTGGAAGCTGGTTTAGAAGGGTTTTATGGGCAATCCACGCCTCAGAGGAAGGGACTCAATCCTAGTCTCGAAATCGGAACAGATTTCATTGCAAATAATCGAATCCCTGGCATCGATTTTGCAACGACACACTCATATCCTGATCAATG GTTATCCAGCTCAAATAATCAATTTCAGCTTTCGTTCTTGAACAATTGGCTCAACGCCCACATCCAAGATGCACAGTACATTCTTAGGAAGCCAATACTTCTTACAGAATTTGGGAAATCCTGGAAAGTTGCTGGTTTCAGCATATACCAAAGAGACCTGCTGTTTAATACTGTGTATTACAAGATATACTCCTCAGCTAAAAGAGGAGGTGCAGCTGCTGGAGGTCTGTTCTGGCAACTTCTAAGTGAAGGCATGGACTCTTTCCGTGATGGGTATGAGATAGTTCTGAGCCAAAGCCCCTCAACTGCAAACATCATTGCCCAACAGTCTCACAAACTTCACCAGATTCGGAAGTtttttgaaagaatgagaaacaTTGAGAGGTGGAAGAGGGCAAGGGCCAGCAGAAGGGCTCAATGGTTGGCTAGAAACAGAGGCAGGCATATCGGCAACTAG
- the LOC122308302 gene encoding putative pentatricopeptide repeat-containing protein At3g47840 isoform X1 has product MVLPIRSPFRRFFTASALAYTEYGDLLVSELKRTCIIPKTHSVNDVDMPEVNAQLKQLVKTGHLSDARSMFDKMPYRDEITWTNMISAYVNASDSSEALDMFSNMCVQPGLQMDHFTLSLALKACALIMNLYYGELLHGYSVKSGFVNSVFVGSALLDMYAKIGKIEQGCRVFDEMPIRNVVSWTAIITGLVRAGYNMEGLVYFCEMQRSKVEYDAYSFAIALKACANAGALNYGRVIHAKTMKKGFNESSFVANTLATMYYKCGKLDYGMRLFEKMRTQDVVSWTTIITTYVQMGQGEHAIEAFMKMKESDVSPNEYTFAALICGVANLARIEWGEQLHAHVLRVGFVDFLSVANSIMTMYSKCGQLTSASLVFHGMTRKDVISWSTIIAAYSQGGYGEEAFEYLSWMRKEGPKPNEFAFSSILSVCGSMAILEQGKQLHARVLSVGLEWTALIQSALINMYSKCGSIKEASKIFDVMENDDIVSWTAMIIGYAEHGLSQEAIDVFEKIPKVGLRPDAVSFIGVLTACSHAGLADLGFHYFNLMTNKYRINPSKEHYGCMIDLLCRAGRLSDAENMIKHMPFQRDDVVWSTLLRACRVQGDVDCGIRSAEEILKLDPSSAGAHITLANIYATRGRWTEAANLRKMMKAKGVVKEPGWSWIKVNDQVSAFLAGDRSHPQGEYIYSMLDLLASRTEIAIQEVGSISNNVEGYENLHFEFKAPAFSSSAQHLPPAPPLQRCPSLAPRSVQPQLISPRLCS; this is encoded by the exons ATGGTTTTACCCATTAGGAGTCCTTTCAGGAGATTTTTTACGGCATCAGCCCTTGCTTATACTGAATATGGAGACCTCTTGGTTTCAGAGCTAAAACGTACCTGCATAATTCCAAAAACCCATTCTGTTAATGATGTAGATATGCCTGAAGTCAATGCCCAACTTAAGCAGCTAGTGAAAACCGGTCATTTGAGCGATGCTCGCTCAATGTTCGATAAAATGCCATACCGAGATGAGATTACATGGACCAATATGATTTCTGCCTATGTCAATGCCTCAGATTCCTCTGAAGCGTTAGATATGTTCTCAAATATGTGCGTTCAACCAGGACTTCAAATGGACCACTTCACGCTTAGTCTTGCGCTCAAGGCTTGTGCACTCATTATGAACTTGTATTATGGGGAACTGTTACATGGGTATTCAGTGAAATCTGGTTTTGTTAATTCGGTTTTTGTTGGGAGTGCCCTTCTTGACATGTATGCCAAGATTGGTAAAATTGAGCAAGGTTGTAGAGTTTTTGATGAGATGCCAATAAGAAATGTTGTCTCTTGGACAGCCATTATAACTGGGCTTGTTCGAGCAGGTTATAATATGGAGGGCTTggtttacttttgtgaaatGCAGAGGTCAAAGGTGGAGTATGATGCATATTCATTTGCTATTGCATTGAAGGCATGTGCCAATGCTGGTGCTCTGAACTACGGGAGGGTGATTcatgcaaaaacaatgaaaaaaggGTTCAATGAGAGCTCATTTGTGGCTAACACTCTTGCTACCATGTACTACAAATGTGGAAAGTTAGACTATGGCATGCGCTTGTTTGAGAAGATGAGGACGCAGGACGTGGTTTCATGGACAACCATTATAACAACCTATGTTCAGATGGGTCAGGGGGAGCATGCAATTGAAGCATTTATGAAAATGAAGGAATCAGATGTGAGTCCTAATGAGTACACTTTTGCAGCTCTTATCTGTGGTGTTGCCAATCTTGCAAGAATTGAATGGGGTGAACAATTACATGCGCATGTTTTACGTGtaggttttgttgattttttatcAGTGGCAAATTCCATCATGACTATGTATTCAAAATGTGGGCAGTTGACTTCAGCTTCATTGGTCTTTCATGGCATGACCAGGAAAGATGTTATTTCATGGAGTACTATAATTGCTGCGTATTCTCAAGGAGGTTATGGGGAAGAAGCCTTTGAGTATTTATCGTGGATGAGAAAGGAAGGACCAAAACCGAATGAGTTTGCTTTTTCCAGCATCCTTAGTGTATGTGGAAGTATGGCCATTCTTGAGCAAGGGAAGCAACTGCATGCTCGTGTCTTGTCTGTCGGGTTAGAATGGACAGCTCTGATACAAAGTGCTCTAATCAATATGTATTCTAAATGTGGGAGTATAAAAGAAGCTTCGAAAATTTTTGACGTGATGGAAAATGATGACATTGTCTCATGGACTGCCATGATCATTGGTTATGCTGAACATGGGCTCAGCCAAGAAGCCATTGATGTGTTTGAGAAGATTCCCAAAGTTGGTTTAAGACCTGATGCTGTGAGCTTCATAGGCGTTCTTACTGCTTGTAGCCATGCTGGACTTGCTGATCTTGGCTTCCACTACTTCAATTTGATGACTAATAAATATCGGATAAATCCTTCAAAAGAACATTATGGCTGCATGATTGATCTCCTTTGCCGAGCTGGACGATTAAGTGATGCAGAGAACATGATAAAACACATGCCATTTCAACGGGATGATGTTGTTTGGTCTACACTGCTGAGAGCTTGTAGAGTACAAGGAGATGTTGACTGTGGAATACGTAGTGCAGAGGAGATTCTTAAATTAGATCCAAGTAGTGCTGGAGCTCATATTACTCTTGCTAACATTTATGCCACAAGAGGGAGATGGACGGAAGCAGCAAATCTAAGGAAGATGATGAAAGCAAAAGGGGTGGTCAAGGAGCCAGGATGGTCTTGGATTAAGGTCAATGACCAGGTTTCTGCATTTCTTGCTGGGGATCGCTCTCATCCCCAAGGTGAATATATATACAGTATGTTGGACTTACTAGCTTCAAGGACAGAAATTGCAATTCAGGAAGTGGGTTCTATTTCAAATAATGTTGAAG GATATGAAAACTTGCATTTCGAATTCAAAGCGCCCGCGTTCTCGTCCTCTGCCCAGCACCTACCACCCGCGCCGCCCCTCCAGCGTTGCCCCTCGTTGGCTCCTCGATCTGTCCAGCCTCAGCTCATTTCGCCACGCCTCTGCTCGTGA
- the LOC122308302 gene encoding putative pentatricopeptide repeat-containing protein At3g47840 isoform X2, with protein sequence MVLPIRSPFRRFFTASALAYTEYGDLLVSELKRTCIIPKTHSVNDVDMPEVNAQLKQLVKTGHLSDARSMFDKMPYRDEITWTNMISAYVNASDSSEALDMFSNMCVQPGLQMDHFTLSLALKACALIMNLYYGELLHGYSVKSGFVNSVFVGSALLDMYAKIGKIEQGCRVFDEMPIRNVVSWTAIITGLVRAGYNMEGLVYFCEMQRSKVEYDAYSFAIALKACANAGALNYGRVIHAKTMKKGFNESSFVANTLATMYYKCGKLDYGMRLFEKMRTQDVVSWTTIITTYVQMGQGEHAIEAFMKMKESDVSPNEYTFAALICGVANLARIEWGEQLHAHVLRVGFVDFLSVANSIMTMYSKCGQLTSASLVFHGMTRKDVISWSTIIAAYSQGGYGEEAFEYLSWMRKEGPKPNEFAFSSILSVCGSMAILEQGKQLHARVLSVGLEWTALIQSALINMYSKCGSIKEASKIFDVMENDDIVSWTAMIIGYAEHGLSQEAIDVFEKIPKVGLRPDAVSFIGVLTACSHAGLADLGFHYFNLMTNKYRINPSKEHYGCMIDLLCRAGRLSDAENMIKHMPFQRDDVVWSTLLRACRVQGDVDCGIRSAEEILKLDPSSAGAHITLANIYATRGRWTEAANLRKMMKAKGVVKEPGWSWIKVNDQVSAFLAGDRSHPQGEYIYSMLDLLASRTEIAIQEVGSISNNVEG encoded by the coding sequence ATGGTTTTACCCATTAGGAGTCCTTTCAGGAGATTTTTTACGGCATCAGCCCTTGCTTATACTGAATATGGAGACCTCTTGGTTTCAGAGCTAAAACGTACCTGCATAATTCCAAAAACCCATTCTGTTAATGATGTAGATATGCCTGAAGTCAATGCCCAACTTAAGCAGCTAGTGAAAACCGGTCATTTGAGCGATGCTCGCTCAATGTTCGATAAAATGCCATACCGAGATGAGATTACATGGACCAATATGATTTCTGCCTATGTCAATGCCTCAGATTCCTCTGAAGCGTTAGATATGTTCTCAAATATGTGCGTTCAACCAGGACTTCAAATGGACCACTTCACGCTTAGTCTTGCGCTCAAGGCTTGTGCACTCATTATGAACTTGTATTATGGGGAACTGTTACATGGGTATTCAGTGAAATCTGGTTTTGTTAATTCGGTTTTTGTTGGGAGTGCCCTTCTTGACATGTATGCCAAGATTGGTAAAATTGAGCAAGGTTGTAGAGTTTTTGATGAGATGCCAATAAGAAATGTTGTCTCTTGGACAGCCATTATAACTGGGCTTGTTCGAGCAGGTTATAATATGGAGGGCTTggtttacttttgtgaaatGCAGAGGTCAAAGGTGGAGTATGATGCATATTCATTTGCTATTGCATTGAAGGCATGTGCCAATGCTGGTGCTCTGAACTACGGGAGGGTGATTcatgcaaaaacaatgaaaaaaggGTTCAATGAGAGCTCATTTGTGGCTAACACTCTTGCTACCATGTACTACAAATGTGGAAAGTTAGACTATGGCATGCGCTTGTTTGAGAAGATGAGGACGCAGGACGTGGTTTCATGGACAACCATTATAACAACCTATGTTCAGATGGGTCAGGGGGAGCATGCAATTGAAGCATTTATGAAAATGAAGGAATCAGATGTGAGTCCTAATGAGTACACTTTTGCAGCTCTTATCTGTGGTGTTGCCAATCTTGCAAGAATTGAATGGGGTGAACAATTACATGCGCATGTTTTACGTGtaggttttgttgattttttatcAGTGGCAAATTCCATCATGACTATGTATTCAAAATGTGGGCAGTTGACTTCAGCTTCATTGGTCTTTCATGGCATGACCAGGAAAGATGTTATTTCATGGAGTACTATAATTGCTGCGTATTCTCAAGGAGGTTATGGGGAAGAAGCCTTTGAGTATTTATCGTGGATGAGAAAGGAAGGACCAAAACCGAATGAGTTTGCTTTTTCCAGCATCCTTAGTGTATGTGGAAGTATGGCCATTCTTGAGCAAGGGAAGCAACTGCATGCTCGTGTCTTGTCTGTCGGGTTAGAATGGACAGCTCTGATACAAAGTGCTCTAATCAATATGTATTCTAAATGTGGGAGTATAAAAGAAGCTTCGAAAATTTTTGACGTGATGGAAAATGATGACATTGTCTCATGGACTGCCATGATCATTGGTTATGCTGAACATGGGCTCAGCCAAGAAGCCATTGATGTGTTTGAGAAGATTCCCAAAGTTGGTTTAAGACCTGATGCTGTGAGCTTCATAGGCGTTCTTACTGCTTGTAGCCATGCTGGACTTGCTGATCTTGGCTTCCACTACTTCAATTTGATGACTAATAAATATCGGATAAATCCTTCAAAAGAACATTATGGCTGCATGATTGATCTCCTTTGCCGAGCTGGACGATTAAGTGATGCAGAGAACATGATAAAACACATGCCATTTCAACGGGATGATGTTGTTTGGTCTACACTGCTGAGAGCTTGTAGAGTACAAGGAGATGTTGACTGTGGAATACGTAGTGCAGAGGAGATTCTTAAATTAGATCCAAGTAGTGCTGGAGCTCATATTACTCTTGCTAACATTTATGCCACAAGAGGGAGATGGACGGAAGCAGCAAATCTAAGGAAGATGATGAAAGCAAAAGGGGTGGTCAAGGAGCCAGGATGGTCTTGGATTAAGGTCAATGACCAGGTTTCTGCATTTCTTGCTGGGGATCGCTCTCATCCCCAAGGTGAATATATATACAGTATGTTGGACTTACTAGCTTCAAGGACAGAAATTGCAATTCAGGAAGTGGGTTCTATTTCAAATAATGTTGAAGGTTAG